A stretch of DNA from Candidatus Zixiibacteriota bacterium:
GCGGGATTAATCCTGGTATTGCCCTCGGATGCCCTGATAGCCCAGAATTCATCCCAAACACGCCGGCGCTCTTCCAGAGTCTTGGCCTCTTTTAGTTTCTTGTGCTCTTTATTATTGGTGAGGTATTTCAGCATGTCTATCAGCTTTTTATAGTCTGTTACGAACATGCCTTCGCCCGTCAATTTCATTTCGATTTCTTCGGTTATTTTATCATACTCTCTGCCCCGGCGACCGATTAATTTTAGTTCCAGTTCATAGTCTCCGGGATAAATATCCTTAATATTGATGTTTTGAAATTCTCGCTTTATATCGTTAATCTCTCCGTAAGAAATCGTATCGGTCCGCATGAGTCCTTTATGGCGGTGATAAAGGCCGATAATTAGTTTGGTATATTTATCCTTTTTTCTCCCCGGATAGACTTCATGATAGAACGACAACAGGCTGTCGTCTTCCCCGCCGAAAACCCGTATAACCCTGGGAATAATTCTCATATCCTTTTTATTGAATTTTGATGATCTGGTTGATTCGGCTATTTCATGGGCTAACTCAACTCGAGAGATTGTGGGATATTTTTGGGTATAAGATTTCTTGGACATTTTTTTTGATATCGTGGCCAGCACCGATCCGGATTCATCGGTTAAAGATGCGTTAATGTTAATATCCTGCGGTTCAAAAGAAAATGAAACCATATTGATGACAAAATCTTCCGAGCGTCTGGTTTCGGCGTAACTGCTGACTTTTATTTTCCCATCTTTTGTAATTCCCTCAATTGGTTGATTGTCTTCCCCGATAACATTAAACGAAATTTCATATCTGGCTTCATACCCATCCTGCAATTTTTGATAACCAAAAGCGTCATAAAATATCTTGTAATAAATTTCGAGGATATTCTTCTCATCTTCGCCGGAATAAAAATCCACCGCATCTATTGTAAATCTATCCTCACCAAATTCATTGGAAGCTCGATAGCCTGTTTGATCCGATACGCAAATCCCGTTACCAATCAGAAGAACTATGATTAGTATGGCAAAGCTCAGTCTCTTATTCATGTTACACCACCAATCTCTTATACAAAGCAATCTAAACTCCGGCTAACTTTCAGGCAAGCCAATTATTCATAACGCAGTGAGATAATTGGATCGGTTCGAGCCGCTTTGAAGGCCGGATAAATCCCGGCTACTAATCCCACCATTATAGATACGGAAAAACCAATACACATCCATAATATAGAGACGGTGAAAGGCAGTGAAAAGAGCAATTTTGCGAGTAATGCAAGTAAAATACCTGCAATAATGCCCAAAACCCCTCCGGTCGCCGAAAGAGTCATGGCTTCGGTTAAAAATTGTATAATTATATTAAGTCTTTTAGCCCCGATTGCTTTGCGGACTCCTATTTCCCTCGTC
This window harbors:
- a CDS encoding GWxTD domain-containing protein; amino-acid sequence: MNKRLSFAILIIVLLIGNGICVSDQTGYRASNEFGEDRFTIDAVDFYSGEDEKNILEIYYKIFYDAFGYQKLQDGYEARYEISFNVIGEDNQPIEGITKDGKIKVSSYAETRRSEDFVINMVSFSFEPQDININASLTDESGSVLATISKKMSKKSYTQKYPTISRVELAHEIAESTRSSKFNKKDMRIIPRVIRVFGGEDDSLLSFYHEVYPGRKKDKYTKLIIGLYHRHKGLMRTDTISYGEINDIKREFQNINIKDIYPGDYELELKLIGRRGREYDKITEEIEMKLTGEGMFVTDYKKLIDMLKYLTNNKEHKKLKEAKTLEERRRVWDEFWAIRASEGNTRINPAKAEYFRRVRHSNRYFTFMNRDGWKTTRGMIYITYGPPDEVEDYPFELATKPYQIWHYFRTNPPRKFLFIDEWGDGNYELQPPYDGLGFGN